Proteins encoded within one genomic window of Pygocentrus nattereri isolate fPygNat1 chromosome 9, fPygNat1.pri, whole genome shotgun sequence:
- the baz2a gene encoding bromodomain adjacent to zinc finger domain protein 2A isoform X8: protein METNNHFNYGPHPVPTNSGLKHSSGESLFTNGSSMSFPQQGKNLNGDMNVNGITTADGASQSGPHPPSSSYPHMSNHHRQGSMGYDYLWGQSQYNPALSSGTNSGSGHGIHQKPGSQGVMQQQQPQHHFQGHGQYQVNGSMGGSRQPPVAGAQYWGRGNPGQQQEGSSLSMGYSSHGMYGGYPNQVHSGVPQTSHHQQPPPIQHQSATALHHHPHHPQHHQPQHQQQQQQHYGMVPNGMPFYQHQAQHAPLSSQQPQTQAQSQPQAPMMPTTQNFTPPRGSPQHPHMSHGGTNSPLPMQVPRMSPSSKSDSGSPQRKESPGKGSVAHSTGIQVHINESYKEVDQSYNGIEIASVPQRLSASEGFPVKPPVIPLVPANDYISRMQQVVVDPEPAKQHHDMGTMLKELSPPVASPSRQMSTALPQTVSGPTPIQSSYSTAVLESPQGLSTHASVVPKPGVSTSSSMAVPPQLLTTPPLMVQGPLVPHGAISVPSASASKSAAPQMGQSSKVPSPAVSTPAPVISRSQPVAVTPPVKCTGSMGPQVPQPLISQDTPHLVISTPSSVLAPPQSAKMCPLITPSSTHTAASLAHSTVENCSLPVDTTTLTVVSTAPPASVFSQMGSSQKFSAPPPAVSATPQASPSPPPGSTAPKASVSSAGSITPLEDAATKVVSSSSQSLGHMISLKAEQQAFGKPYVAQKTSSEPDVGHPHDKALLTGSVSKQECHADNQSVSLDKCYETSLNTPGSKEMERGFTPLVEKDPGTSKDRVTPGDRAGVNTLSDILDTGTSMNYPCLVESTYTDASRTEDIASMVESYDVSLNNTSQAERSSMFTDGAPTEESKDWLPEGSHREDNSCEDETMATRSSSEDASLQRNLQMDYSLNDTSQNDISQLSSSVYEFSIHSTKANEVEAKEKGHDAPELVCSVNHIIPTLSDTGVQGGNDVLDLGGGTNLPLSTAPRATAVKKPRKPKTPKASAPPDQSSPDAKKKRQRPALKVPKEENVEWKKTNEEKSLSETKKRKISKEATELSLVSDGPLPDGAPPLLLAVSGSITDDPNQPNNNEISVLKPKKFKKLKIKELMGQSLKSTKNEAGLEVNTHEGYEENNSTAGETPRRRIATEEQVNFPLLRGWKREIRVRTLEDRMKGETWYYSPCGRRMKQFPEVIKYLKKHQDNLNGVTREHFSFSPRIPVGDFYEERDTSEGKKWFLLANEEVPSIIMSITGRRGRPPNPDKEGRPRTRGRWPKGTPGRRPGRPPKAKMIDLLSKIDARLLKRLEAKEELTEEDKEKLIKIKKKMKKKARLKRREEAKIKKMKQEKLKAKLENAKEPMSEEQAQGQFPDTEMPQPASEPKKRGRRKKATAPAPVEEDLEKASPVKRAARARCKAKALAKAQAEMEAQAQAALAAKRQAERRAQAQKRLEERKRQQLILEELKKPAEDMCLTDHTPLPELSRIPGLVLSGVAFSHCITVVEFLHSYGKVLGLQVPKDIPSLATLQEGLLGTDNSQTEVLDLLVKLVEAALIDPGLPSYYQSVKILGEKLVDLELSHSTVSEVLRIFLECHGFELEVCNILRTKSFQTLCPDVKAAILAFLVDELNASNIVIREIDNTLENMTTYRKNKWIIEGKLRKLKAALARKTGRSEEELCFEERRRSARVGVAEEESLEENSLLERASRRRPKEEPKLSEAESPNNASIPELERQIDKLTKRQVFFRKKLLQSSHCMRAMSLGQDRYRRRYWLLPHIAGVLVEGPEEILASDDILVKDVPVAAVKREFVSPVKTEVKEEPPVSPVPIVTKIPLPYSPPTSHQLPPTSSSHPEVDPLPGEASLMSSPRGRGRPRKIKPEVELHLRAVKNRRRRRSSRSGGEDSVIGIRPDATVQDLTQSAFQMWLSQSQGSMTADTSVLPSGAGQGEDNSQPEDGMKELAEKRGQWFNLLPKEPCDETSLSQPCAPLSTSVSSTKDTPIPLITAPLPLSAAPLFGPLPQAVIPPPRVCSTPAPRPGRRRRRGSGAGRGHSRSGAAKRRGRPPSSLFQEMEQKYFTQLVVKPIPLAMVKGWWWIKEPEDLTAILSSLHPRGIREKVLHKHLTKHMEFLAEFCTRPATDPIFQQKEDGALLEATQKPWVAQELAMQIDISVLQWVEDLEQRVLGADLQLKMATPSGLSDTESAAESSAAGFQMYTPPEPDSTRDDLQYYEHEVDPRDDWIVKVKKEWSDLLRVPSNPLDLAVLRLTNLERNIERRYLKDPLWNLSEVVRLAPLTPPPGGEEMPVDAVSLESEITPRLRTWRQALDRCRSASQLALCLLQLERAIAWEKSIVKVTCQMCRKGDNDECLLLCDGCDRGWHMFCLRPKVTEVPEGDWFCPTCISKGIGEGPRPQRSARQRSKARKRRFVYGAESSDDEDGHKRSMSTRQKDGPTPSSGTSQSLAKRRRMATRNQPDLTYCEIILMEMEAHADAWPFLEPVNPRLVPGYRRIIKNPMDFLTMRERLLQGGYCSCEEFAADAQLVFNNCELFNEDSSEVGKAGHSMRRFFESRWAEFYSNSDK from the exons ATGGAAACAAATAACCATTTTAATTATGGGCCTCACCCTGTGCCAACTAACTCAGGACTGAAGCATTCCTCAGGGGAGTCTCTTTTTACTAACGGGTCCTCCATGAGCTTCCCCCAGCAAGGGAAAA ATCTGAACGGCGACATGAATGTGAATGGCATCACTACTGCAGATGGGGCCAGCCAATCTGGACCTCACCCTCCTTCTTCCTCTTACCCCCATATGAGCAATCACCACCGGCAGGGCAGCATGGGCTATGACTACTTGTGGGGCCAGTCTCAGTATAATCCTGCTCTGAGTTCTGGCACCAATTCTGGCTCTGGTCACGGAATACACCAGAAACCAGGCTCACAAGGCGTGatgcaacagcagcagcctCAGCACCACTTTCAGGGACATGGACAATACCAAGTCAACGGAAGCATGGGGGGTTCTCGGCAACCCCCGGTAGCAGGGGCGCAATACTGGGGCCGAGGAAATCCTGGCCAACAGCAAGAGGGATCATCGCTGTCAATGGGATACAGTTCTCATGGCATGTATGGTGGTTACCCAAACCAGGTGCACAGTGGCGTCCCACAGACATCACATCACCAGCAGcctccacccattcagcatcAGTCTGCAACAGCACTTCATCACCACCCACATCACCCACAGCACCACCAACCTCAGcatcaacaacagcagcagcagcattatGGCATGGTGCCTAACGGGATGCCGTTTTATCAACACCAAGCTCAGCATGCACCTCTGTCTTCTCAGCAGCCTCAAACCCAAGCCCAGTCACAACCCCAGGCTCCAATGATGCCTACCACACAGAACTTTACCCCCCCACGAGGGAGTCCACAGCACCCTCACATGAGCCACGGGGGTACCAATAGCCCCCTGCCAATGCAAGTACCAAGAATGTCCCCATCTTCGAAGTCTGACAGTGGTTCACCTCAAAGAAAGGAGAGTCCTGGCAAAGGCAGTGTGGCTCATTCCACTGGAATTCAAG TGCATATAAATGAGTCCTACAAAGAAGTTGATCAAAGTTACAATGGCATTGAAATAGCCTCTGTCCCCCAGCGGCTGTCTGCCAGTGAGGGTTTCCCTGTGAAGCCTCCAGTAATTCCCTTAGTGCCCGCTAATGATTACATATCACGAATGCAGCAGGTAGTCGTGGATCCTGAGCCTGCAAAACAACACCATGACATGGGAACCATGCTCAAGGAGTTGAGTCCTCCAGTGGCTTCTCCATCACGTCAGATGTCAACTGCACTTCCCCAAACAGTCTCAGGGCCCACTCCTATACAGTCCTCATATTCCACAGCAGTTTTAGAATCTCCTCAAGGACTTTCTACGCATGCTTCGGTTGTACCGAAACCTGGAGTGAGCACCTCATCATCTATGGCTGTACCTCCTCAATTGCTCACCACTCCTCCATTAATGGTTCAAGGCCCATTGGTGCCACATGGTGCCATCTCTGTACCTTCAGCTTCTGCTTCAAAATCTGCTGCACCTCAGATGGGCCAAAGCTCTAAAGTACCTTCTCCTGCTGTGTCTACACCAGCTCCAGTTATATCTCGCAGTCAGCCTGTGGCTGTTACACCTCCAGTAAAGTGCACAGGGTCTATGGGTCCACAGGTTCCTCAGCCTCTTATATCTCAAGATACACCTCATCTGGTAATATCCACTCCTTCCTCTGTACTAGCGCCTCCCCAAAGTGCCAAGATGTGTCCTCTGATAACCCCAAGCTCTACACATACTGCTGCTTCCTTGGCTCATTCAACTGTTGAGAATTGTTCTCTCCCTGTAGATACTACAACTCTTACTGTTGTCTCTACTGCTCCACCTGCTTCTGTCTTTTCTCAGATGGGTTCATCTCAGAAGTTTTCTGCACCTCCCCCTGCTGTAAGTGCTACACCTCAGGCTTCTCCATCACCTCCTCCTGGATCCACTGCTCCTAAGGCATCAGTTTCTTCTGCAGGAAGCATAACACCCCTGGAGGATGCTGCCACAAAGGTTGTCTCCTCATCTTCTCAAAGCCTAGGACATATGATTTCTCTTAAAGCAGAACAGCAGGCCTTTGGCAAACCATATGTTGCTCagaaaaccagcagtgaacctgATGTTGGTCATCCACATGATAAAGCTCTTCTGACAGGCTCAGTATCCAAACAAGAATGTCACGCAGATAACCAATCTGTATCTCTTGATAAATGCTATGAAACATCCTTGAACACCCCTGGTTcaaaagagatggagaggggcTTTACACCTTTAGTTGAAAAGGATCCTGGCACCAGCAAAGACAGAGTCACTCCAGGAGATCGAGCAGGAGTTAACACACTGAGTGATATCTTAGACACCGGGACATCTATGAATTACCCATGTTTGGTTGAGTCAACCTACACCGATGCGTCTAGAACAGAGGACATTGCATCCATGGTGGAAAGTTATGACGTTTCCCTCAACAACACTTCCCAGGCTGAAAGATCCTCCATGTTTACAGATGGAGCCCCCACTGAAGAGTCCAAGGACTGGTTGCCTGAAGGAAGCCATAGAGAAGACAACTCTTGTGAAGATGAGACAATGGCCACCAGGAGCTCCAGTGAGGATGCCTCACTCCAGCGTAATTTGCAGATGGATTACTCCTTAAATGACACTTCACAGAATGATATCTCTCAGCTATCTTCATCTGTATATGAATTTTCCATTCACTCTACTAAAG CCAATGAGGTGGAAGCTAAAGAGAAAGGACATGATGCTCCAGAATTAGTTTGCAGTGTTAACCACATCATTCCTACACTGTCAGACACTGGAGTACAAGGAGGTAATGATGTACTAGACTTGGGTGGAGGCACAAATCTTCCGCTGTCTACAGCCCCACGTGCCACGGCAGTGAAGAAGCCCCGCAAACCAAAGACACCAAAGGCTTCAGCTCCTCCTGATCAAA GTTCACCTGATGctaagaaaaagagacaaaggcCAGCACTTAAAGTTCCAAAAGAGGAAAATGTGGAAtggaagaaaacaaatgaagagaAGTCACTAtctgaaacaaagaagaggaaaatcTCTAAAGAGGCTACAGAACTTTCACTTGTCTCTGATGGTCCACTTCCTGATGGAGCACCTCCTCTGCTGCTTGCAGTGTCAGGAAGCATCACCGATGATCCTAACCAGCCCAATAATAACGAAATCTCTGTTCTTAAACCTAAGAAGTTCaagaaactaaaaataaaagaattgaTGGGCCAGTCTCTCAAATCAACCAAAAATGAAGCTGGTTTGGAAGTAAACACTCATGAaggttatgaagaaaacaactcCACAGCAG GAGAAACCCCAAGACGAAGAATAGCTACTGAAGAGCAAGTGAACTTCCCTCTTCTTCGTGG ctGGAAGCGAGAGATTCGTGTTCGTACACTTGAAGACCGAATGAAAGGGGAGACGTGGTACTACAGCCCCTGTGGGAGGAGAATGAAACAGTTCCCTGAGGTCATTAAG taTCTAAAGAAACACCAGGATAATTTGAATGGCGTGACAAGGGAGCACTTCAGTTTTAGCCCCCGCATCCCAGTGGGGGATTTCTATGAAGAACGAGACACATCTGAG GGAAAGAAATGGTTCCTTCTGGCCAACGAGGAGGTTCCCTCAATTATCATGTCAATAACTGGCAGACGAGGTCGCCCCCCAAATCCCGACAAAGAAGGCAGGCCTCGAACTCGAGGCCGTTGGCCCAAAGGAACACCTGGTAGGCGACCGGGCAGACCTCCAAAGGCCAAAATGATAGACCTCCTAAGCAAAATAGATGCCAGGCTGTTGAAGAGACTGGAGGCAAAGG AGGAGCTGACCGAAGAGGATAAAGAGAAACTGAttaagataaagaaaaaaatgaagaaaaag GCAAGACTGAAAAGGAGGGAAGAAGCCAAGATCAAAAAGATGAAACAGGAAAAACTAAAAGCTAAG CTGGAGAATGCCAAAGAGCCTATGTCAGAGGAGCAAGCTCAGGGCCAGTTTCCAGACACAGAGATGCCCCAGCCAGCTTCAGAACCAAAGAAGCGTGGCCGCAGGAAGAAAGCTACAGCCCCAGCACCTGTAGAGGAGGACTTGGAGAAGGCCAGCCCTGTGAAGAGGGCAGCGAGGGCCCGCTGTAAAGCCAAGGCTCTTGCTAAGGCTCAGGCTGAAATGGAGGCCCAAGCACAGGCTGCACTTGCAGCTAAGAGGCAAGCAGAGAGGAGGGCACAGGCGCAAAAACGGttagaggagaggaagaggcagCAGTTGATCCTAGAAGAGCTGAAGAAACCTGCAGAGGACATGTGCCTCACTGACCATACA CCTCTACCAGAGTTGTCTCGTATCCCTGGACTGGTGCTGTCAGGCGTGGCCTTTTCCCACTGTATCACAGTCGTGGAGTTTCTGCATAGCTATGGCAAGGTATTGGGTCTCCAAGTGCCTAAGGACATCCCTAGCCTAGCCACCCTGCAGGAGGGTCTTTTGGGCACTGACAATAGCCAGACAGAGGTCCTGGATCTGTTGGTAAAACTGGTGGAGGCTGCATTGATTGATCCTGGACTGCCGTCGTACTACCAG TCTGTAAAAATCCTgggtgaaaagttggtggaTTTGGAGCTGAGTCACAGCACGGTTTCTGAGGTCCTCCGGATCTTTCTGGAATGTCATGGATTTGAGCTGGAGGTGTGCAACATCCTCCGCACTAAAAGCTTCCAGACTCTGTGCCCTGATGTCAAAGCTGCTATACTGGCCTTTCTTGTGGATGAGCTCAATGCTAGCAACATAGTCATCAG gGAGATTGACAATACACTGGAGAACATGACGACCTACAGGAAGAACAAGTGGATTATTGAGGGCAAGCTGCGCAA ACTGAAGGCTGCTTTAGCGCGGAAGACGGGCCGCTCTGAAGAAGAGCTGTGTTTTGAGGAGCGGAGGCGCAGTGCTCGTGTTGGAgtagctgaagaggagagtctgGAGGAGAATAGCCTGCTGGAAAGAGCCAGCCGACGCCGGCCCAAAGAAGAGCCAAAACTCAGTGAG GCTGAAAGTCCAAACAATGCAAGTATTCCTGAACTGGAGCGACAGATTGATAAGTTAACCAAG CGCCAGGTGTTTTTCCGTAAGAAGCTGTTGCAGTCATCGCATTGCATGCGGGCAATGTCTCTGGGGCAAGATCGTTACCGGCGCAGATACTGGCTGTTGCCTCATATTGCCGGTGTGCTGGTGGAAGGGCCGGAAGAGATCTTGG CCTCAGATGATATTCTGGTGAAGGATGTGCCAGTTGCGGCAGTAAAGAGAGAATTTGTCTCCCCTGTGAAGACTGAGGTCAAAGAGGAGCCTCCTGTATCTCCAGTGCCTATTGTGACCAAAATCCCCCTCCCGTATTCCCCTCCTACTTCCCATCAGTTACCTCCCACTTCTTCTAGTCACCCAGAGGTGGACCCTCTCCCAGGTGAGGCTTCCCTAATGAGCAGCCCCCGAGGGCGCGGCCGGCCACGCAAAATCAAACCAGAAGTAGAGCTCCATCTACGTGCCGTTAAGAACCGCCGGCGCCGGCGCAGCAGCAGATCAGGTGGTGAAGATTCAGTAATTGGGATACGGCCTGATGCTACAGTGCAGGATCTGACCCAGTCAGCCTTCCAGATGTGGCTCAGCCAGTCCCAGGGCTCCATGACAGCTGACACATCAGTCTTACCATCAGGGGCTGGGCAGGGTGAGGATAACAGTCAACCAGAGGATGGTATGAAAGAGCTGGCAGAGAAGAGAGGGCAGTGGTTCAACCTGTTGCCCAAGGAGCCATGTGACGAAACATCTCTGTCCCAGCCATGTGCACCCCTATCTACCTCTGTGTCTTCCACTAAAGACACGCCCATTCCCCTGATTACTGCACCTCTTCCCCTGAGTGCCGCACCTCTCTTTGGACCACTCCCACAG GCTGTGATTCCCCCTCCTCGGGTGTGCTCCACTCCAGCCCCCAGGCCTGGGAGGAGGCGCAGGAGGGGCAGTGGTGCTGGCCGGGGGCACTCTCGGTCTGGAGCAGCGAAGCGCAGGGGCAGGCCACCATCCTCTCTCTTCCAGGAGATGGAACAGAAGTACTTCACTCAGCTTGTGGTTAAGCCCATTCCACTAG CAATGGTGAAAGGCTGGTGGTGGATCAAAGAGCCTGAGGACCTGACAGCCATTTTGAGCTCTCTCCATCCCCGCGGTATCAGAGAGAAGGTTCTCCACAAGCACCTCACCAAGCACATGGAGTTCTTGGCGGAGTTCTGTACACGACCAGCGACTG ACCCCATATTCCAGCAGAAAGAGGATGGAGCCCTGCTGGAGGCAACACAGAAACCATGGGTGGCACAGGAGCTGGCAATGCAAATTGACATCAGTGTCCTACAATGGGTGGAGGACCTGGAGCAAAGGGTGTTGGGTGCTGATCTGCAGCTCAAG ATGGCTACCCCAAGCGGACTGAGCGACACTGAGAGTGCCGCAGAATCATCAGCTGCAGGATTTCAG ATGTACACCCCGCCCGAGCCAGACTCCACCCGAGATGACTTGCAGTATTATGAGCATGAGGTAGACCCTAGGGACGACTGGATAGTGAAAGTCAAGAAGGAGTGGTCAGACCTGCTACGTGTGCCCTCCAATCCACTGGACTTAGCTGTTCTGAGGCTGACCAACCTGGAAAGGAACATTGAGCGCCGCTACCTCAAGGATCCACTGTGGAACCTGTCCGAGGTCGTGCGTTTAGCCCCACTTACACCTCCACCCGGTGGAGAGGAGATGCCAGTGGATGCAGTCag CCTGGAGAGTGAGATCACGCCTCGGTTGAGGACATGGAGGCAAGCCTTGGACCGCTGCCGCAGCGCATCTCAGCTCGCCCTGTGTCTACTGCAGCTGGAGAGGGCAATTGCCTGGGAGAAATCAATTGTCAAAGTG ACATGCCAGATGTGTCGGAAAGGTGACAATGATGAGTGTCTGCTGCTATGTGATGGCTGTGATCGCGGATGGCACATGTTCTGCCTGAGGCCAAAGGTTACTGAGGTGCCGGAAGGAGACTGGTTCTGTCCCACCTGCATTTCTAAG GGGATTGGTGAAGGTCCGCGGCCACAGCGATCAGCAAGGCAAAGGTCAAAGGCACGAAAACGACGCTTTGTTTATGGAGCGGAAAGTTCAGATGATGAGGATGGGCATAAGCGGAGCATGAGTACCCGACAGAAAGATGGCCCCACCCCTTCTAGCGGGACAAGTCAATCACTCGCTAAACGCAGGCGCATGGCTACAAGGAACCAGCCTGATCTCACATACTGCGA GATCATTCTAATGGAGATGGAGGCCCATGCAGATGCCTGGCCCTTCCTGGAGCCGGTCAACCCCCGACTTGTGCCAGGATACCGACGGATTATTAAAAACCCAATGGACTTTCTAACAATGCGTGAAAGGCTTTTACAAGGAGG GTATTGTAGTTGTGAGGAGTTTGCTGCAGATGCCCAGCTGGTCTTCAACAATTGTGAGCTCTTTAATGAGGATTCATCAGAGGTGGGCAAAGCTGGGCACTCCATGAGGCGCTTTTTTGAGAGCCGCTGGGCAGAGTTTTATTCGAACAGTGACAAATAA